The proteins below come from a single Oncorhynchus gorbuscha isolate QuinsamMale2020 ecotype Even-year linkage group LG12, OgorEven_v1.0, whole genome shotgun sequence genomic window:
- the LOC123990654 gene encoding cannabinoid receptor type 1A-like has translation MKSVLDGVADTTFRTITSGLLYLGSNDASYDDATINTDFTKGGLSVQKPLPAFRSNSFPDKVPGDEELILKGIPFFPTNATDLFGNSSGFGDEGTGIQCAENFVDMECFMILTPSQQLAVTVMSLTLGTFTVLENLIVLCVILQSRTLRCRPSYHFIGSLAVADLLGSVIFVYSFLDFHVFHRKDSPNVFLFKLGGVIASFTASVGSLFLTAIDRYISIHRPLAYRRIVTRTKAVIAFCVMWTISIVFAVLPLLGWNCKQLNSVCSDLFPLIDEKYLIFWIGVTSVLVLFIIYAYMYILWKAHHHAVRMLSRTSQKSLVVYSADGTKVQTMRPEQTRMDIRLAKTLVLILVVLVICWGPVLAIMVYDLFWKMDDDIKTVFAFASMLCLLNSTVNPIIYALRSKDLRHAFLSSCQACRGSAQQLDNSLESDCQSRHIAANRAAESCVKTTVKIAKVTMSVSTETSAEAV, from the coding sequence ATGAAGTCTGTGCTGGATGGTGTGGCAGACACCACCTTCCGGACTATAACCTCTGGACTGCTGTACCTTGGCTCCAATGATGCCAGCTATGATGACGCCACCATCAACACTGACTTCACTAAGGGTGGATTGTCCGTCCAGAAGCCTTTACCTGCTTTCCGCAGTAACTCTTTCCCAGACAAGGTGCCTGGAGATGAAGAACTCATCCTAAAAGGCATTCCATTCTTCCCCACCAATGCCACAGACCTGTTTGGCAACAGTAGCGGCTTTGGTGATGAGGGAACCGGAATCCAGTGTGCGGAGAACTTTGTGGACATGGAATGCTTCATGATCCTGACCCCTAGCCAGCAGTTGGCAGTGACGGTGATGTCCCTCACTCTGGGAACCTTCACTGTGCTCGAGAACCTTATCGTGCTGTGTGTGATCCTCCAATCCCGCACACTGCGCTGCCGCCCCTCCTACCACTTCATAGGAAGCCTGGCTGTAGCCGACCTGCTTGGCAGCGTCATCTTCGTCTACAGCTTCTTGGACTTCCATGTGTTCCACAGAAAGGACAGCCCCAATGTGTTCCTCTTCAAGTTAGGTGGGGTCATCGCTTCGTTCACAGCCTCTGTGGGAAGCCTGTTTCTCACTGCTATAGACCGCTACATCTCCATCCACAGACCCCTGGCCTACAGGCGCATCGTCACGCGGACCAAGGCTGTCATCGCCTTCTGCGTGATGTGGACTATCTCCATCGTCTTCGCAGTGCTCCCTCTGCTGGGCTGGAACTGCAAGCAGCTCAACTCGGTCTGCTCAGACCTTTTCCCGCTAATCGATGAGAAGTATCTAATCTTCTGGATCGGGGTGACCAGCGTGCTGGTCCTCTTCATCATCTACGCTTACATGTACATCCTGTGGAAGGCCCACCACCACGCGGTGCGCATGCTGAGCCGCACCTCCCAGAAGAGCCTGGTGGTGTACTCAGCAGACGGAACGAAGGTGCAAACCATGCGCCCTGAGCAGACGCGCATGGATATCCGGCTCGCCAAGACCCTGGTCCTCATCCTGGTGGTGCTGGTCATCTGCTGGGGCCCTGTGCTGGCCATCATGGTCTACGACCTGTTCTGGAAGATGGATGATGATATTAAGACAGTGTTTGCTTTCGCCAGCATGCTCTGTCTGCTCAACTCAACAGTCAACCCAATCATTTACGCCCTGAGGAGCAAGGACCTGCGACACGCCTTCCTCAGCTCATGCCAGGCATGCCGGGGCAGTGCCCAGCAGCTGGACAATAGCCTGGAGTCTGACTGCCAGAGCAGGCACATCGCTGCCAACAGGGCTGCAGAGAGCTGTGTGAAGACCACTGTGAAAATAGCCAAAGTGACTATGTCTGTCTCCACTGAGACATCTGCAGAAGCTGTTTAG